Part of the Paenibacillus sp. YPG26 genome, CTCCTGTAGTAACGCCAATCAACTGACCTTGGTCATCCAGCGTTGGCATTGAGGCCGTAACCATCGTAGATTGGGTTTTTTCATCAAAGTAAGGATCGGTGTAGGCAAGCCCTTTGTTAGTTGTCGCCAGCTTATACCAAGCCTGTGAAGGGTAGTTGTAATTAGGATTGCTATAATCATGCGTAACGGAAATCGTTGAACCCGTATGATATGCATAGGAAGAAAAAAACTTGGTATCTGAGCTGTATTTCTGCGGCTCTAAAAACACTCCTAATCCAAAAGTATCCTTGTTCACCTGTAAGGTGTTCTCAAGCATATGATCATAATCGTCTAAGGTAAGCTTTTGATATTGACTTTGCAAGGTTTTGGCAACAGCCTCGGTTATGCTGCTGTGAGCCACCAAGCGTTTTTCAATCCTCTGTTCGGTCATTTGAAGCTGTGCATTCAATTCTTTCTGGGTCTCATCCAAAAGTAGTGTTCGCGCAGAGAAAAATACAATTCCAGAAATCACAGAATTAATAATTATCAAAACAGGCAATATTAATAGCAATGTCTTTATACGGATACTATTCAAATTCATTTATAGGCTCCTTTAATATATTGGTTATATATCGACATTTAGCGACAAAATCATTATATCAATTAACCTTTTTTTTACTAAAAGGTGTACTTTATGTGACAATATATTAACTCTCTTTTGAGAAAAATAGACCATAAAAAAAGAGCACTACCATAAAGGTAGTGCTCTTAGTCTGAAGACAAAGTTCCGAAAGGAGCAGGTCTACAGACTTTTTTTGTAGAATAAGTCAAGGAAAAGGTTGATTCGAGGTGTAAATGATGATTAGTAAAAATAATTATGAAGGTCGCTTTCAGATTTCTGTGAATGCGCTAGACGACCTTGTGCCTAAGGATCATTTGGTTCGCAAGTTAGAAAATGCGATCGATTTTAGTTTTATATACGAGCTGGTTCAAGATAAATACAGTGCGGTTACAGGGCGTCCGAGTGTCGATCCCGTAGTTCTGATTAAAATCGTGCTTATCCAGTATCTATTTGGCATTCGCTCCATGCGCCAAACCATTCGGGAAATTGAAACGAACGTAGCTTACCGCTGGTTCATCGGCTATGACTTTACCCAGCCCATTCCCCACTTCACCACTTTTGGTAAAAACTATGTTCGCAGGTTTAAGGACACGGATATTTTTGAATCCATTTTTGCACGTATTCTGGAAGAAGCTTTAGGGCATGGCTTTGTAGAGCCTGACGTGCTTTTCATGGATGCAACGCATGTGAAGGCAAACGCCAACAAAAATAAATATGAAAAAACGATGGTACAGGAGCAAAGCAAAAAGTACCAAGAGCAGCTTGATAAAGAGATTAATGAAGACCGGATCCAGCATGGGAAGAAGCCTTTCGGAAAAAAGCCTAAGTCCGCTCTGAAAGAAACAAAAACAAGCATCTCCGACCCTGAGAGCGGACTATTTGTAAAGGGCGAAAAAGAACGTGTATTTGCCTACAGTTTTCATACGGCCTGCGACCGCAACGGCTTTGTTCTGGGTGCGAAAGTAACTCCAGGAAATGTACATGACAGCCAGGTGTTTGAGGATGTGCTTGAGCTCGTAAAGAAGTCTCTGGGCAAGCCCACAGCTGTAGCAGTTGACGCTGGATACAAGACTCCCTACATTAGTAAATTGCTGATCGATGACGGGATACGGCCTGTTATGCCATACACAAGACCTCGTACGAAGGATGGCTTTTTCAAGAAGTATGATTACGTATACGATGAGCACTACGATGCCTATATCTGTCCGAACCATGAGTTTCTAACCTATGAATTGACGAACCGGGAAGGGTACAAGATGTATCGTTCCGATCCCACAATATGCAAAGACTGCCCCTTCTTGAGTCAGTGTACCGAAAGCAAGGACTTCACTAAGCGAATTAGCCGCCATATTTGGGCTGACTATCTGGAAGAAGCAGACCACCTTCGGCATACCGATGAAAACAAACAAATTTACTCACAGCGCAAGGAAACGATTGAGCGCGTATTTGCAGATCTAAAGGAAAAGCATGGCATGCGATGGACGACTTTACGAGGACTTCGTAAAGTTTCCATGCAGGCGATGCTCGTTTTTGCTTGCATGAACCTCAAAAAGTTAGCCACCTGGCTCTGGAAGTCCGGTGGCTCAAAGCGATATTTCGCTTTATTTATGATCTCTTACAGAAAAAAAACAAAGACAAACTCCTGTGTTCCTAACGGGAACAAGGAGTTTGTCTGCAATCTGAGAGCACTACCATAAAGGTAGTGCTCTTACTCTTTGCTTGGCGGCGTCCTACTCTCCCAGGACCCTGCGGTCCAAGTACCATCGGCGCTGGAGGGCTTAACGGTCGTGTTCGGGATGGGTACGCGTGGAACCCCTCCGCCATCGCCACCAAACGGGATTTTCTCGAAGCCTAAGCTTCTGAAAATTAAATTCAGGTATCAGCATCGCCAAATGCTGCAGCTTGTTCCCTCTCCCCGAAGACTTGCTTCGAAGCAGAAGTGAAGTTTGCTCCCTGAAAACTAGATACGAAACGAATTATGCGTGTTAGTCTTCTTCGTAGCTTCCCCGTTGTTCTCGGGGTCCCCGCAAAGTATTCGGAATCAGCTGCGAAGCCGTTCTTCACTTTGTGGGGTTATCTTGGATAAGCCCTCGACCGATTAGTACTGGTCAGCTCCATGCATTGCTGCACTTCCACCCCCAGCCTATCTACCTCGTCGTCTTCAAGGGGTCTTACATACTGGGAAATCTCATCTTGAGGGGGGCTTCACGCTTAGATGCTTTCAGCGCTTATCCCTTCCGCACGTAGCTACCCAGCTGTGCTCCTGGCGGAACAACTGGTGCACCAGCGGTGCGTCCATCCCGGTCCTCTCGTACTAAGGACAGCTCCTCTCAAATTTCCTACGCCCACGACAGATAGGGACCGAACTGTCTCACGACGTTCTGAACCCAGCTCGCGTACCGCTTTAATGGGCGAACAGCCCAACCCTTGGGACCTACTTCAGCCCCAGGATGCGATGAGCCGACATCGAGGTGCCAAACCTCCCCGTCGATGTGGACTCTTGGGGGAGATAAGCCTGTTATCCCCAGGGTAGCTTTTATCCGTTGAGCGATGGCCCTTCCATGCGGTACCACCGGATCACTAAGCCCGACTTTCGTCCCTGCTCGACTTGTCAGTCTCGCAGTCAAGCTCCCTTATGCCTTTGCACTCTTCGAATGATTTCCAACCATTCTGAGGGAACCTTGGGGCGCCTCCGTTACTCTTTAGGAGGCGACCGCCCCAGTCAAACTGCCCACCTGACACTGTCCCCATACCGGTTCACGGTACCAGGTTAGAACTCCGATACGATCAGGGTGGTATCCCAACGTTGCCTCCACCGAAGCTGGCGCTCCGGCTTCCTAGGCTCCCACCTATCCTGTACAAATCGTACCCAAGTCCAATATCAAGCTGCAGTAAAGCTCCATGGGGTCTTTCCGTCTTGTCGCGGGTAACCTGCATCTTCACAGGTATTAAAATTTCACCGGATCTCTCGTTGAGACAGCGCCCAAGTCGTTACGCCATTCGTGCGGGTCAGAATTTACCTGACAAGGAATTTCGCTACCTTAGGACCGTTATAGTTACGGCCGCCGTTTACTGGGGCTTCGGTTCATAGCTTCGGGTTACCCCTAACCACTCCCCTTAACCTTCCAGCACCGGGCAGGCGTCAGCCCGTATACTTCGCCTTACGGCTTCGCACAGACCTGTGTTTTTGCTAAACAGTCGCTTGGGCCTTTTCACTGCGGCCCCCTCGTGCTATTCACACTACCGGGGCACCCCTTCTCCCGAAGTTACGGGGTCATTTTGCCGAGTTCCTTAACGAGAGTTCTTCCGCGCGCCTTAGAATTCTCTTCTCGCCTACCTGTGTCGGTTTGCGGTACGGGCACCTTCTCCTGACTAGAGGCTTTTCTTGGCAGTGTGAGATCATGACCTTCGCTACTATAATTTTCGCTCCCCATCACAGCCCAGCCTTAACGGTGTGCGGATTTGCCTACACACCAGCCTCACTGCTTGGACGGACATCCATCAGTCCGCGTCACTACCCTGCTGCGTCACCCCATCGCTCATAACGGATTACGGTGGTACAGGAATCTGGGCCTGTTGTCCTTCGACTACGCCTTTCGGCCTCGCCTTAGGTCCCGACTTACCCTGAGCGGACGAACCTTCCTCAGGAACCCTTAGGCTTTCGGCGGATCAGATTCTCACTGATCTTTTCGTTACTCATACCGGCATTCTCACTTGTATGCTGTCCAGCGCTCCTTACGGTACACCTTCAACCTACATACAACGCTCCCCTACCCCTGATACAATGTATCAAGCCATAGCTTCGGTGGTGTGTTTAGCCCCGTTACATTTTCGGCGCAGAGTCACTCGACCAGTGAGCTATTACGCACTCTTTAAATGGTGGCTGCTTCTAAGCCAACATCCTGGTTGTCTGTGCAACTCCACATCCTTTCCCACTTAACACACACTTGGGGACCTTAGCTGATGGTCTGGGCTGTTTCCCTTTTGACAATGGATCTTAGCACTCACTGTCTGACTCCCGGACAGAAGTTGATGGCATTCGGAGTTTGACTGAGCTTGGTAACCCTTGGCGGGCCCCGCACCCAATCAGTGCTCTACCTCCATAACTCTATATTCCGAGGCTAGCCCTAAAGCTATTTCGGGGAGAACCAGCTATCTCCGAGTTCGATTGGAATTTCTCCGCTACCCCCACCTCATCCCCGCATTTTTCAACATACGTGGGTTCGGGCCTCCAGTGCGTGTTACCGCACCTTCACCCTGGACAGGGGTAGATCACACGGTTTCGGGTCTACGTCCACGTACTCTAAGTCGCCCTATTCAGACTCGCTTTCGCTGCGGCTACGGCTCTTCACCTTAACCTTGCACGGGAACGTAACTCGCCGGTTCATTCTACAAAAGGCACGCCATCACCCATATAGAGGGCTCTGACTTCTTGTAAGCACACGGTTTCAGGATCTATTTCACTCCCCTTCCGGGGTGCTTTTCACCTTTCCCTCACGGTACTGCTTCACTATCGGTCGCTAGGGAGTATTTAGCCTTAGCAGATGGTCCTGCTGGATTCATACGGGGTTTCACGTGCCCCGCACTACTCGGGATCCGTCTCGGAGGGATTAGACTTTCGGTTACAGGGCTTTTACCTCTTCTAGCGGGCCTTTCCAGACCTCTTCGCCTACCCTAATCCTTTGTAACTCCATGTGAGACGTCCCACAACCCCAAGGGGCAAGCCCCTTGGTTTAGGCTGTTCCGCGTTCGCTCGCCGCTACTGACGGAATCACTCTTGTTTTCTCTTCCTCAGGGTACTTAGATGTTTCAGTTCCCCTGGTCTGCCTCTTCGTAACCTATGTATTCAGTTACGAGTGACTGCGAATTACCACAGCCGGGTTTCCCCATTCGGACATCCCCGGATCAAAGCTTGCTTACAGCTCCCCGAGGCCGTTTCGTTGTTCGCCACGTCCTTCTTCGGCTCCTAGCGCCTAGGCATCCTCCGTGTGCTCTTAGTAGCTTAACCATATGCTCCGGGGTTTCATTTTTGGGCTCTGTTGCACAGATCGCAAAGGATCCCAAAAACGAAAACCCCTTCGCGCTACCTTAGATACTTCACTTGTTTGCACAAGTTCAGCTTAAAGGAATTCTAATTTACGCAAATTCGTTTCGTTATCTAGTTTTCAAGGATCAAGTTCCGTACCTTACGGCCGGAAGATTATCATATCAAATCTGCATTTGCTTGTCACCAAGCAACTTCTGGAAGCGATATGCGAGAGTTGAACTCTCAAAACTGAACAACGAGTGAGGGTTGACTTTGCGTTGCAAAGTCGATCCGGCTGCCTTGCGGCAGACCGGGTTACGGCAGCTTGCGCTGACCGCATATTTGAATGCTTCCGTTGCAGGAAGCGATTCTCCATAGAAAGGAGGTGATCCAGCCGCACCTTCCGATACGGCTACCTTGTTACGACTTCACCCCAATCATCTACCCCACCTTCGGCGGCTGGCTCCTTGCGGTTACCTCACCGACTTCGGGTGTTGTAAACTCTCGTGGTGTGACGGGCGGTGTGTACAAGACCCGGGAACGTATTCACCGCGGCATGCTGATCCGCGATTACTAGCAATTCCGACTTCATGCAGGCGAGTTGCAGCCTGCAATCCGAACTGAGACCGGCTTTTCTAGGATTCGCTCCAGATCGCTCCTTCGCCTCCCGTTGTACCGGCCATTGTAGTACGTGTGTAGCCCAAGTCATAAGGGGCATGATGATTTGACGTCATCCCCGCCTTCCTCCGGTTTGTCACCGGCAGTCATTCTAGAGTGCCCATCCGAAATGCTGGCAACTAAAATCAAGGGTTGCGCTCGTTGCGGGACTTAACCCAACATCTCACGACACGAGCTGACGACAACCATGCACCACCTGTCACCAATGCTCCGAAGAGGGGCACCATCTCTGGTGCTTACATTGGGATGTCAAGACTTGGTAAGGTTCTTCGCGTTGCTTCGAATTAAACCACATACTCCACTGCTTGTGCGGGTCCCCGTCAATTCCTTTGAGTTTCAGTCTTGCGACCGTACTCCCCAGGCGGAATGCTTAATGTGTTAACTTCGGCACCAAGGGTATCGAAACCCCTAACACCTAGCATTCATCGTTTACGGCGTGGACTACCAGGGTATCTAATCCTGTTTGCTCCCCACGCTTTCGCGCCTCAGCGTCAGTTACAGCCCAGAGAGTCGCCTTCGCCACTGGTGTTCCTCCACATATCTACGCATTTCACCGCTACACGTGGAATTCCA contains:
- a CDS encoding IS1182 family transposase; translated protein: MISKNNYEGRFQISVNALDDLVPKDHLVRKLENAIDFSFIYELVQDKYSAVTGRPSVDPVVLIKIVLIQYLFGIRSMRQTIREIETNVAYRWFIGYDFTQPIPHFTTFGKNYVRRFKDTDIFESIFARILEEALGHGFVEPDVLFMDATHVKANANKNKYEKTMVQEQSKKYQEQLDKEINEDRIQHGKKPFGKKPKSALKETKTSISDPESGLFVKGEKERVFAYSFHTACDRNGFVLGAKVTPGNVHDSQVFEDVLELVKKSLGKPTAVAVDAGYKTPYISKLLIDDGIRPVMPYTRPRTKDGFFKKYDYVYDEHYDAYICPNHEFLTYELTNREGYKMYRSDPTICKDCPFLSQCTESKDFTKRISRHIWADYLEEADHLRHTDENKQIYSQRKETIERVFADLKEKHGMRWTTLRGLRKVSMQAMLVFACMNLKKLATWLWKSGGSKRYFALFMISYRKKTKTNSCVPNGNKEFVCNLRALP